The following coding sequences are from one Negativicoccus succinicivorans window:
- a CDS encoding ECF transporter S component — protein MENWQKDPAADKPRTTEATSPINDLQADSQVAERPADERPSVAPPTKRPFMTVRQLVITGLLGGITALLGLTGYGFIHLIYMKATILHIPTIIGGIVEGPRVGMMTGLIFGCFSLFQNIVAPTLMSIVFLNPLISVLPRVLLGLIAYLVYRAMPGAQAVKIAVSALVTSMMNTILVMGLTYILYAKEFAEMRHVPLDQVVNIIIGICIANGIPEAIGAAVIVTPIVLVLLKTRKPNCRQA, from the coding sequence ATGGAAAATTGGCAAAAAGATCCGGCGGCGGACAAGCCGCGCACGACGGAAGCAACATCACCGATTAATGATTTGCAGGCGGATTCGCAAGTAGCGGAGCGGCCCGCGGACGAACGTCCGAGCGTAGCGCCGCCGACGAAGCGTCCGTTTATGACGGTACGGCAGCTTGTGATCACCGGCCTTTTAGGCGGTATTACCGCGTTGCTCGGTTTGACGGGCTACGGTTTTATTCACCTCATTTATATGAAAGCGACCATTCTGCATATTCCGACGATTATCGGCGGCATTGTGGAAGGACCGCGCGTCGGCATGATGACAGGTTTGATTTTCGGTTGCTTCAGCTTATTCCAAAATATTGTGGCGCCGACGCTGATGAGTATCGTGTTTTTGAACCCGCTCATTTCGGTCTTGCCGCGCGTGCTGCTCGGTTTGATCGCGTACCTCGTGTACCGCGCCATGCCGGGAGCGCAGGCCGTTAAAATCGCGGTGTCCGCGTTGGTGACATCGATGATGAATACGATCTTGGTCATGGGCCTGACGTATATTTTGTACGCCAAAGAATTCGCGGAAATGCGTCATGTTCCGCTCGATCAGGTAGTTAATATTATCATTGGCATTTGCATCGCTAACGGCATTCCGGAAGCGATCGGCGCGGCCGTGATTGTCACGCCGATCGTGTTGGTACTGCTCAAAACGCGCAAGCCGAATTGCCGGCAAGCGTAA
- the pepT gene encoding peptidase T produces the protein MSRESLLERFLRYIAIPSQSDPTVSEIPSTKMQWDMVRELETELKELGLEDIHVSEHAVLTARLAATADAPEGTPVIGFCTHVDTVDVQLDPKISPQVVENYDGGVITLNKEKNLVLDPETETALKNYVGDTIVTTTGHSVLGSDDKAGVAAVMGAITELVKSGAPHGEIYLAFVPDEETGLRGSKKMELDRFPVDFAYTLDCCEIGEVVYETFNAGSAVITIQGIAAHPMSAKGNMVNPVLIACDFVQYFDRLKTPENTDGTDGYIWVQGISGNQSNASVELNIRDHHRDRYLGYKDYIEKAVAFLKERYPRATIELSMEDVYANIKDAKTPANEFAVDHIYTAMERLGITPKTLSMRGGTDGSYLSSQGIFTPNFFTGGHNFHSVYEYLPLNSLVKSSEMVRTIIDLVQEDAKK, from the coding sequence ATGAGTCGTGAATCTTTACTGGAACGTTTCTTGCGTTATATCGCTATCCCCAGCCAAAGCGATCCGACCGTCAGCGAAATCCCCAGCACGAAAATGCAGTGGGACATGGTACGCGAGTTGGAAACGGAATTAAAAGAACTGGGCTTGGAAGATATTCATGTGAGCGAGCACGCAGTGCTGACCGCGCGTTTGGCCGCCACCGCCGACGCCCCGGAAGGTACGCCGGTCATCGGTTTTTGTACCCACGTCGATACGGTAGACGTGCAGCTCGATCCGAAAATTTCTCCGCAAGTCGTGGAAAATTATGACGGCGGCGTCATTACGCTCAACAAAGAAAAAAATCTCGTGCTCGATCCGGAAACGGAAACCGCGTTGAAAAATTACGTCGGCGACACGATTGTGACGACGACCGGCCACTCCGTGCTCGGCTCCGATGACAAAGCGGGCGTCGCCGCGGTCATGGGCGCGATCACCGAGCTGGTGAAAAGCGGCGCGCCGCACGGTGAAATTTACCTGGCGTTCGTGCCGGATGAAGAAACCGGTTTGCGCGGCAGTAAAAAAATGGAGCTCGACCGTTTTCCCGTCGACTTCGCGTACACGCTCGACTGCTGCGAAATCGGCGAAGTCGTTTACGAAACGTTTAACGCCGGCAGCGCCGTGATCACCATCCAAGGCATCGCCGCGCACCCGATGTCCGCCAAAGGCAACATGGTCAATCCGGTATTGATCGCCTGCGATTTCGTGCAGTATTTTGATCGCTTGAAAACGCCGGAAAACACGGACGGCACCGACGGTTACATCTGGGTGCAGGGCATTTCGGGCAACCAGTCGAACGCGAGCGTCGAGCTCAACATCCGCGATCATCATCGTGATCGTTACCTCGGCTATAAAGATTACATCGAAAAAGCGGTCGCCTTCTTAAAAGAACGGTATCCGCGCGCGACAATCGAGCTTTCGATGGAAGATGTCTACGCCAATATTAAAGACGCGAAAACACCGGCAAACGAATTCGCCGTCGATCATATTTACACCGCGATGGAACGCCTCGGCATCACGCCGAAAACGCTTTCGATGCGCGGCGGCACCGACGGTTCGTACCTGTCCTCGCAAGGCATTTTCACGCCGAACTTCTTCACCGGCGGTCATAATTTCCACTCGGTATATGAATATTTACCGCTTAATTCCTTAGTGAAATCGTCGGAAATGGTTCGCACCATTATCGATCTCGTTCAGGAAGACGCGAAAAAATAA
- a CDS encoding AbgT family transporter: MKTAVAPERPKGILGWIERVGNRVPDITILFIGAFLIVCVISALMSPINFSYINPVTKEPIRIISMLTPSQLVKLMTKMVTNYSGFPPLGMVIVATLGIAIADGSGYIRAGLRKLLAVTPKAALSPIIILAGMLSHIGPDTGYVIIIPIAAYMFYAVGKHPLAGIAASFAGIAGAFAANYTPSAIDPVIQGFTQSAAQIIDPSYQVNILCNYFYMFAATFAVIPACWYITEKIVEPWLWKMYPLSTDADIAAETNKPITAKENRAFYAASAFLILFMVGLFWALSTPDSVWRAPDGTIASFKAPVMQSLVSLIFVIAGGTGLIYGIMSGKFKSPKDVTAAMEDMTHTLVQLIVFYFFAAQFLYAFNASQIGVLLAVSGADFLRSLAMPPQLTIGGIIIFVGLLNLIITSASAKWAILAPIFVPMLMGVGIAPELTQVAFRVSDSAVNVVTPMFAFYPLIITYCQKYVKEAGIGTLSSMMLPYTIGLLVTLSIVLYAFWGLDLPLGLQASYLYPRP, translated from the coding sequence ATGAAAACTGCTGTAGCGCCGGAAAGGCCCAAAGGAATTTTGGGCTGGATCGAGAGAGTGGGCAACCGCGTTCCCGATATCACGATTTTGTTTATCGGTGCCTTTTTGATTGTCTGCGTTATCTCGGCTCTGATGTCGCCGATCAACTTCTCGTATATTAATCCGGTCACCAAAGAACCGATTCGTATTATCAGCATGCTGACGCCGAGTCAACTCGTTAAATTGATGACGAAGATGGTCACGAATTACTCCGGTTTCCCGCCGCTCGGCATGGTTATCGTAGCGACATTGGGCATCGCTATCGCCGACGGTTCCGGCTATATCCGCGCGGGGCTGCGCAAGTTGCTCGCCGTCACGCCGAAAGCGGCGCTCTCGCCGATTATTATTTTGGCTGGTATGTTGAGCCATATCGGTCCGGATACCGGTTACGTAATCATTATCCCGATTGCCGCCTACATGTTTTACGCGGTAGGCAAGCATCCGCTCGCCGGTATCGCCGCATCGTTCGCCGGTATCGCCGGCGCGTTTGCCGCCAACTACACGCCGAGCGCGATCGACCCCGTTATCCAGGGTTTCACGCAAAGCGCTGCGCAGATTATCGACCCTTCGTATCAAGTCAACATTTTATGTAACTATTTCTATATGTTCGCCGCGACGTTCGCCGTCATCCCTGCCTGCTGGTACATCACCGAAAAAATTGTCGAGCCGTGGCTGTGGAAAATGTATCCGCTTTCGACCGATGCGGATATTGCAGCGGAAACGAACAAGCCGATCACCGCGAAAGAAAATCGCGCGTTCTATGCCGCCAGCGCCTTCCTCATTTTGTTCATGGTCGGTTTGTTCTGGGCGCTGTCCACACCGGATTCCGTATGGCGCGCGCCGGACGGCACGATCGCAAGCTTTAAAGCGCCGGTCATGCAGTCCCTGGTTTCGTTGATCTTCGTCATCGCCGGCGGTACCGGTTTGATCTACGGCATTATGTCGGGTAAATTCAAAAGTCCGAAAGATGTCACCGCCGCGATGGAAGATATGACGCATACGCTCGTTCAATTAATCGTATTCTACTTTTTCGCGGCGCAGTTCCTGTACGCGTTCAACGCGTCGCAGATCGGCGTTCTGCTCGCCGTTTCCGGCGCGGACTTCCTGCGTTCACTGGCGATGCCGCCGCAGCTTACGATCGGCGGAATTATTATTTTCGTCGGCCTGTTGAATTTAATCATTACTTCGGCTTCGGCGAAATGGGCCATCTTGGCGCCGATCTTCGTCCCGATGCTGATGGGTGTCGGTATCGCTCCGGAGCTTACTCAGGTAGCGTTCCGCGTCAGCGACTCGGCGGTCAACGTCGTCACGCCGATGTTCGCGTTTTATCCTTTGATCATTACGTACTGCCAAAAATACGTCAAGGAAGCCGGCATCGGCACGTTGAGTTCCATGATGCTGCCTTATACGATCGGCTTGCTGGTGACATTGTCCATAGTCCTCTACGCGTTCTGGGGTCTCGACCTGCCGCTCGGTCTGCAAGCTTCGTACTTATATCCGCGCCCGTAA
- the murA gene encoding UDP-N-acetylglucosamine 1-carboxyvinyltransferase: MEQLFIKGGRRLSGKVRVSSAKNAVLPIIAATMLPITPSTLPEIPHLEDVTTICKVLEQLGVVVSQTDNELRFDAAQLTSYEAPYEWVSKMRASFLVMGPLLARLGRAKISLPGGCAIGTRPIDLHLKAFAALGAEINLGHGYVEAVVPNGLKGAQIYLDFPSVGATENALMAACLADGRTVIENAAEEPEIVDLVMFLNSMGANIRGAGTNVIRIEGVKELHGVVHNVIPDRIEAGTFMVAAAMTGGDVYVENALAEHVKPLVAKLKEAGAAVVEDINGIRVVGPDRLRAVDVKTLPYPGFPTDMQAQFMALTTIAEGTSVVKETVFENRFMHVDALTRMGAKIKIEGGSAVIEGVERLEGCPVEATDLRAGAALVLAGLVADGTTSVGHLHHIDRGYDHFVEKLSGLGADIVRK; encoded by the coding sequence TTGGAACAATTATTCATCAAAGGCGGTCGCCGGCTTTCCGGCAAAGTGCGCGTGTCGAGCGCCAAAAACGCCGTGTTGCCGATTATTGCGGCGACGATGCTGCCGATTACTCCGAGCACTCTGCCGGAGATTCCGCATTTGGAAGATGTCACGACTATTTGCAAAGTGTTGGAGCAACTCGGTGTTGTCGTTTCCCAAACGGACAATGAATTACGCTTTGATGCGGCGCAGTTGACATCCTATGAGGCACCGTACGAATGGGTCAGCAAAATGCGGGCTTCGTTCCTTGTGATGGGGCCGCTTTTGGCGCGCCTGGGACGGGCAAAAATTTCACTGCCGGGCGGCTGTGCGATCGGCACTCGTCCGATTGATCTGCATTTGAAAGCGTTCGCCGCGCTCGGCGCGGAAATTAATTTGGGGCACGGCTATGTGGAAGCCGTCGTGCCGAACGGTTTGAAAGGCGCGCAGATTTATCTCGACTTTCCGAGCGTCGGCGCGACCGAAAACGCGCTGATGGCGGCATGCCTTGCCGACGGTCGCACGGTCATCGAAAACGCGGCGGAAGAGCCCGAAATTGTCGATCTCGTGATGTTTTTGAACAGCATGGGCGCAAACATCCGCGGCGCGGGCACGAATGTGATTCGCATCGAAGGCGTAAAGGAACTGCACGGTGTCGTGCATAATGTCATTCCCGACCGCATCGAAGCCGGTACTTTTATGGTGGCGGCGGCCATGACGGGCGGGGATGTGTATGTGGAAAACGCGCTGGCGGAGCACGTTAAACCGCTGGTCGCGAAATTAAAAGAAGCGGGTGCGGCCGTGGTGGAAGACATCAACGGCATTCGCGTCGTCGGTCCGGATCGCTTGCGGGCAGTCGATGTAAAAACATTGCCGTATCCGGGGTTCCCGACCGATATGCAGGCGCAGTTTATGGCGCTCACCACGATTGCCGAGGGCACGAGCGTGGTCAAAGAAACCGTATTTGAAAATCGGTTCATGCATGTGGACGCTCTGACCCGCATGGGCGCCAAAATTAAAATTGAAGGCGGCAGCGCCGTGATCGAGGGCGTGGAGCGTTTGGAAGGTTGTCCGGTCGAAGCGACCGATTTGCGCGCCGGCGCCGCCTTGGTGCTGGCCGGCTTGGTGGCGGACGGAACGACGTCGGTCGGACATCTGCATCACATCGATCGCGGTTATGACCATTTTGTAGAAAAATTAAGCGGTTTGGGAGCAGACATTGTTCGGAAATAA
- a CDS encoding rod shape-determining protein: MFGNKRKSVRSKSARRTPPATRQRRSHSLLDWLAGVGATDIAVDLGSANTVVYVRGEGVVVREPSVLAVDRETREVVALGAKAAALAGRVPQELVLVRPVERGVVTDFSAAAHLVHELVGRQVSGLWKRPRLVMTLAGRQSDVAAAALLGTAAALGARKAVRLPGTLAAAYGADLDKAKTAGLLVADLGAGKTDLAVVDANGLVDTEVLPLGSMDLDRAIAKIVLQETGLLLGPLTCERLKQRFCDLDEKATATSLCAGKDSQTGLPRQTEITAAMLRPALIPYAHQIAQALHEILHQTRPELSQWISSHGIMLVGGGALLRGLDRYLTQFLGVPVYLGEDPLYAVAIGAGKALLEMPLLRDSLGFENPHSA, from the coding sequence TTGTTCGGAAATAAACGTAAATCGGTACGGAGCAAAAGTGCGCGGCGGACACCACCCGCGACGCGGCAACGTCGTTCGCACTCTCTGCTTGATTGGCTGGCCGGTGTCGGCGCGACGGATATCGCTGTCGATTTGGGTTCCGCCAATACGGTAGTGTATGTACGCGGCGAAGGCGTCGTGGTACGGGAGCCTTCGGTGTTGGCGGTCGATCGGGAAACGCGTGAAGTCGTGGCGCTCGGCGCGAAAGCGGCGGCCTTGGCCGGACGCGTACCGCAGGAACTTGTCTTGGTGCGACCGGTGGAACGTGGTGTCGTTACGGATTTTTCCGCGGCGGCGCACTTGGTACATGAACTTGTCGGGCGACAGGTTTCGGGCTTATGGAAACGTCCGCGTTTGGTGATGACGCTGGCGGGGCGGCAAAGCGATGTCGCCGCGGCGGCTCTGTTGGGAACGGCGGCGGCTTTGGGAGCGCGGAAAGCGGTGCGCTTGCCGGGCACTCTCGCCGCAGCCTACGGCGCCGATTTGGATAAAGCCAAAACAGCGGGACTTCTGGTCGCCGATTTGGGCGCCGGTAAAACGGATCTGGCTGTGGTGGACGCCAACGGTTTGGTGGATACGGAAGTGCTGCCGCTCGGCAGCATGGATCTAGATCGGGCGATTGCGAAAATCGTCTTGCAGGAAACGGGATTATTGCTCGGCCCCCTTACCTGTGAACGCTTGAAGCAACGTTTCTGCGATTTGGACGAAAAGGCGACAGCCACATCGCTGTGTGCGGGCAAAGACAGTCAAACCGGTTTGCCGCGGCAAACGGAAATTACAGCAGCCATGTTGCGACCGGCGCTGATTCCGTACGCACATCAGATCGCGCAGGCGTTGCATGAAATATTGCATCAAACGCGCCCCGAACTCAGTCAATGGATTTCGTCGCACGGCATTATGCTGGTCGGCGGCGGCGCGCTTTTGCGCGGTTTGGATCGCTACTTAACGCAGTTTCTCGGCGTGCCGGTGTATCTCGGTGAAGATCCCTTGTACGCGGTGGCGATCGGCGCGGGTAAAGCACTCTTGGAAATGCCGTTGCTGCGAGATTCGCTGGGCTTTGAAAATCCGCACTCCGCATAA
- a CDS encoding acetyl-CoA carboxylase biotin carboxyl carrier protein subunit domain protein gives MKKSKKRMRASLLLAAALAVLGVVGVMAQAVVHTTVLTGKVTDVVPVGTEVKEGTPLVSVESLAGSMPAARATVDGKVTKVETQVGATINKGDEVAIVETK, from the coding sequence ATGAAAAAAAGCAAAAAACGCATGCGCGCGTCATTATTGTTAGCTGCCGCTTTGGCTGTTTTGGGTGTGGTCGGCGTCATGGCGCAGGCCGTGGTTCATACAACCGTATTAACGGGTAAAGTAACCGATGTCGTGCCGGTGGGTACGGAGGTTAAAGAAGGCACGCCGCTTGTCTCCGTTGAATCGTTGGCCGGTTCGATGCCGGCAGCGCGGGCTACGGTGGACGGCAAAGTGACAAAAGTGGAAACGCAAGTCGGTGCAACGATTAATAAAGGCGATGAAGTCGCGATCGTGGAAACCAAATAG
- a CDS encoding SpoIVB peptidase S55 domain-containing protein: MNVFKKRRRSVWLLTLLFTLVTYFANAVDIMPPSDVREGMRGVAKTVVQGDTIEEFDVDVLGVLQQRGPSGDLILVKVSGPVIEKTGGIAQGMSGSPVYIDGKLVGAIGYGWGFADGTVGMVTPIGDMLKLWALPDKAAHDEAPSVEPPLIPMGTPLMAAGFTPESLQYLTQKLAPFGLQPQATAGAGNYDAAPHALQPGSAVAVTLVTGDLKLGAIGTVTYVDENRIVAFGHPFLKRGELDYFMHNSYIFTVVPSVNSAFKIGSIGSEIGKIYQDRGAGIAGIEGRAPKAVAMQVNVTDRDTQTDRVANVRMVEDHDLTPILAATTAYDLVKKTIDRGGRGTVKLSYEFLPQDTSLPTFKRDNMYYSAKSVSERSVDELYNVLEALAKNPFQKYALRGINLSLSLTEDKEVAEIIDAKARPAVVSPGDVIYVNVKLRPYRGEVFSKALAFTVPADRPLGPMTLEVRGGGVVPLPYLIQKQQLNLTDEIIDRLRTYKDFRDFLNKLQKEDKNNELIVEILEDNVSMVPDEESAGHHAQLQEPAKETLPDYLHKGKKTDADTLAGGDDDEKAKTRVTMPYIIKGDGQFEFEVVAPNDRRRRDAVKEIMAQLREKVSANDAEAGSDQENKKAKKDPQAAKRPAKDKK, encoded by the coding sequence ATGAACGTATTCAAAAAGCGTCGGCGATCGGTATGGTTGCTGACGCTTCTCTTTACATTAGTAACTTACTTCGCCAATGCGGTCGACATCATGCCGCCGTCGGATGTGCGGGAAGGCATGCGCGGCGTGGCCAAGACGGTGGTGCAGGGCGACACGATTGAAGAATTTGACGTCGATGTGCTCGGCGTACTCCAACAGCGCGGCCCTTCCGGCGATTTGATTTTGGTCAAAGTCAGCGGACCGGTGATTGAAAAAACCGGCGGCATCGCGCAGGGGATGAGCGGCAGTCCCGTGTATATTGACGGTAAACTTGTCGGCGCGATCGGGTACGGCTGGGGCTTTGCGGACGGCACGGTGGGCATGGTGACGCCGATTGGCGACATGCTGAAACTGTGGGCGTTGCCGGATAAAGCGGCGCATGACGAAGCGCCGTCGGTAGAGCCGCCGCTGATTCCGATGGGCACGCCGTTGATGGCGGCGGGATTTACGCCCGAGTCGTTGCAATATCTGACGCAAAAGTTGGCGCCGTTCGGATTGCAGCCGCAAGCGACAGCCGGCGCGGGTAACTATGACGCCGCGCCGCATGCGTTGCAACCGGGCAGCGCGGTCGCGGTGACGCTCGTCACCGGGGATTTGAAATTGGGCGCGATCGGTACGGTCACGTACGTCGATGAAAATCGTATTGTGGCGTTCGGGCATCCGTTTTTAAAGCGCGGCGAATTGGATTATTTCATGCACAATTCGTACATTTTCACGGTGGTGCCGTCAGTGAATTCCGCATTTAAGATCGGCTCCATCGGCAGCGAGATCGGTAAAATTTACCAGGATCGCGGCGCGGGGATTGCCGGCATCGAAGGCCGCGCGCCGAAAGCCGTGGCGATGCAGGTCAACGTGACGGATCGCGATACGCAAACGGATCGCGTGGCGAATGTGCGCATGGTTGAGGATCACGATTTAACGCCGATTTTGGCGGCGACGACTGCGTACGATCTTGTCAAAAAAACGATTGATCGCGGCGGTCGCGGCACGGTCAAACTCAGCTATGAATTTTTGCCGCAGGATACGTCGCTACCGACATTTAAACGCGATAATATGTACTACTCGGCCAAGAGTGTCAGCGAACGCTCTGTCGATGAACTGTACAACGTGCTGGAAGCGCTGGCGAAAAATCCGTTCCAAAAATATGCGTTGCGCGGCATCAATTTGTCCCTTTCGTTGACGGAAGATAAAGAAGTCGCGGAAATCATTGACGCGAAAGCGCGGCCGGCCGTTGTAAGTCCGGGTGACGTTATCTATGTCAATGTCAAATTGCGTCCGTACCGAGGCGAAGTCTTTTCCAAAGCGCTCGCCTTTACGGTGCCTGCCGACCGGCCGCTCGGACCGATGACGCTGGAAGTGCGCGGCGGCGGTGTCGTGCCGTTGCCGTACCTGATCCAAAAACAGCAACTCAATTTGACGGATGAAATTATTGATCGATTGCGAACGTATAAAGATTTCCGTGATTTTCTGAACAAGCTGCAAAAGGAAGACAAAAATAACGAGCTGATCGTGGAAATTTTGGAAGACAATGTCAGCATGGTGCCGGACGAAGAGTCCGCGGGACATCACGCTCAGTTGCAGGAGCCGGCGAAAGAAACGCTGCCGGATTACTTGCATAAAGGTAAAAAGACCGATGCGGATACGTTGGCGGGCGGAGATGACGACGAGAAAGCCAAAACGCGCGTCACGATGCCGTACATTATTAAAGGCGACGGCCAATTCGAATTTGAAGTGGTAGCGCCCAACGATCGTCGCCGTCGCGATGCGGTGAAAGAAATCATGGCGCAGTTGCGGGAAAAAGTGTCGGCGAACGATGCCGAAGCAGGCAGCGATCAGGAAAATAAAAAGGCGAAAAAAGATCCGCAAGCTGCCAAGCGCCCGGCGAAAGATAAAAAATGA
- a CDS encoding aldehyde dehydrogenase family protein, which translates to MNFERLYINGEWVTPQSTERIKVENPASMYRFAAVPVATDAEVDAACRAAADATWRWQESPLAARLTICEKMLAQLLTRKAEIVDIEIKELGAPSQMAEKVHFDFQVERMRTFMRLAQEIEFREELEHSTLYREPVGVVAAITPWNYPLGQVVQKIMPAILMGNTVVLKPSQHTPLSVYYLVDAFHQAGLPKGVLNLVTGRGGDVGNVLASHPLVDMVSFTGSTTGGIEVGKHGLDSVKKIHLELGGKSPCVILPGADIDQAIRACFNSLLLNCGQTCSALSRLLIPEDQKEAIETRLVEILQEYPVGDPREEGTKIGPLASKKQFTKVKKYIETGLAEGARMLTGSVPTEPIGGYYVQPVIFTDVTNDMQIAQEEIFGPVLCVITYKDIPDALHIANDTIYGLNAAVHGPFDEAVAFARRIKSGNVYINDSARDVTAPFGGYKMSGIGREGGIEGILEFTQSKVLFDHDA; encoded by the coding sequence ATGAATTTCGAACGTTTATATATCAACGGGGAATGGGTCACGCCCCAAAGCACGGAACGAATCAAGGTAGAAAATCCCGCGAGCATGTATCGGTTCGCCGCCGTTCCCGTCGCCACCGACGCTGAAGTCGACGCGGCCTGTCGAGCCGCCGCCGATGCCACCTGGCGTTGGCAGGAATCGCCGCTCGCCGCGCGGCTGACGATTTGCGAAAAAATGTTGGCGCAGCTGCTGACCCGCAAAGCGGAAATCGTCGATATTGAAATCAAGGAGCTCGGCGCGCCGAGCCAAATGGCCGAAAAGGTTCATTTCGATTTCCAGGTGGAACGCATGCGTACCTTCATGCGTCTGGCGCAAGAAATCGAATTTCGGGAAGAGTTGGAGCATTCGACATTGTATCGTGAGCCGGTCGGTGTAGTCGCGGCCATTACGCCGTGGAACTATCCGCTCGGTCAGGTCGTGCAGAAAATCATGCCGGCCATTTTGATGGGTAATACCGTTGTTTTGAAACCGAGTCAGCACACGCCGCTTTCCGTATACTACTTGGTGGACGCGTTCCATCAGGCGGGATTGCCTAAAGGCGTTTTAAATCTCGTCACGGGTCGCGGCGGCGATGTCGGCAACGTTTTGGCCTCGCATCCGCTGGTCGACATGGTTTCCTTCACCGGTTCCACTACCGGCGGTATTGAAGTCGGTAAGCACGGTTTGGATTCGGTGAAAAAAATCCACTTGGAGCTCGGCGGCAAATCGCCCTGCGTGATTCTGCCGGGCGCCGATATCGATCAGGCGATCCGAGCCTGTTTCAACTCGCTCCTCTTGAATTGCGGCCAAACGTGCTCGGCGCTGTCCCGCTTGTTGATTCCGGAAGATCAGAAAGAAGCCATCGAAACGCGTTTAGTGGAAATTCTGCAAGAATATCCGGTCGGCGATCCGCGGGAAGAAGGCACGAAGATCGGACCGTTGGCCAGTAAAAAACAATTCACCAAAGTGAAAAAATACATTGAAACGGGTCTTGCCGAAGGCGCGCGCATGCTCACCGGCAGTGTGCCCACCGAACCGATCGGCGGCTACTACGTCCAACCTGTGATTTTCACTGATGTTACCAACGATATGCAAATCGCGCAGGAAGAAATCTTCGGCCCCGTGCTGTGCGTCATTACGTACAAGGACATACCGGATGCGCTGCATATCGCCAACGATACGATTTACGGCCTGAACGCCGCGGTGCACGGACCGTTTGATGAGGCCGTCGCGTTCGCGCGCCGCATTAAATCGGGCAATGTGTATATCAACGACAGCGCGCGCGATGTGACCGCGCCTTTCGGCGGTTACAAAATGAGCGGCATCGGCCGCGAAGGAGGCATTGAGGGTATCTTGGAATTTACCCAGAGTAAAGTCCTCTTTGATCATGACGCGTAA
- the ypfJ gene encoding KPN_02809 family neutral zinc metallopeptidase produces the protein MQWRGRRMSSNTGRGGGLAKIGGLGLIIFALIYSFFGGDVSDVINMAGAGQTQQVEQQASDPARRDMEDMLSVVLADTEDVWHQKFAEVGERYEEPKLMFFEDRIRSGCGVAGKSTGPFYCPVDKTIYMDVTFADDLQRKFGGHGGDFAMAYVLAHEVGHHVQNQSGLLMHVHKLQQQMSEADAKRYSVALELHADYLAGVFAYYVQQKGYLEAGDIEEAINAAKTVGDDHLQKITQGQIRPEEFTHGTSEQRAAWFRRGMQYHDFSHGDTFGALGLQI, from the coding sequence ATGCAATGGCGGGGCAGACGGATGAGCAGTAACACGGGGCGCGGTGGCGGACTGGCGAAAATCGGCGGGTTGGGTTTAATTATTTTCGCTTTGATCTATTCGTTTTTTGGCGGCGACGTCTCCGACGTAATTAACATGGCGGGAGCCGGTCAGACGCAACAGGTGGAACAGCAGGCGAGCGATCCGGCGCGCCGCGACATGGAAGATATGTTGAGCGTCGTCTTGGCGGACACGGAAGACGTTTGGCACCAAAAATTCGCGGAAGTCGGAGAAAGATACGAAGAACCGAAATTGATGTTTTTTGAAGACCGGATACGGTCCGGTTGCGGCGTGGCGGGAAAGTCGACCGGTCCGTTTTATTGCCCGGTCGATAAAACCATTTATATGGATGTGACATTTGCCGACGATTTACAACGAAAATTCGGCGGTCATGGTGGTGACTTCGCGATGGCCTACGTATTGGCGCACGAAGTCGGCCACCATGTGCAAAACCAGTCGGGCCTTCTGATGCATGTTCATAAGTTGCAGCAACAAATGAGTGAGGCGGACGCGAAAAGATACTCGGTCGCGCTGGAGCTTCACGCGGATTATTTAGCCGGAGTATTCGCGTACTATGTACAGCAAAAAGGCTACCTTGAAGCGGGCGATATCGAAGAGGCGATCAATGCCGCCAAGACGGTCGGTGATGACCATTTGCAGAAGATCACGCAAGGGCAGATCCGTCCGGAGGAATTTACGCACGGCACCAGTGAGCAGCGCGCGGCGTGGTTTCGGCGCGGCATGCAGTACCATGATTTCAGCCACGGCGATACGTTTGGCGCTTTGGGTCTACAAATTTAA